A part of Salvelinus sp. IW2-2015 linkage group LG16, ASM291031v2, whole genome shotgun sequence genomic DNA contains:
- the pak2b gene encoding serine/threonine-protein kinase PAK 2b isoform X1 yields MCDNGDPEDKPPAPPVRMSSTIFSTGSSKDPLSANHSSKPLPSVPEERKPRNKIISIFSGAEKGGRKKDRDKERPEISPPSDFEHTIHVGFDAVTGEFTGMPEQWARLLQTSNITKSEQKKNPQAVLDVLKFYDSTGNSRQKYLSFSSSEKDGFPTGPQSPVKNVMEPLSTNIKDIDDDDEAPPPIVAPRPEYTKSVYTRSVIDPIPALATCPDGDSASKSVDRQKKKGKMSDEEIMDKLRTIVSIGDPKKKYTRYEKIGQGASGTVYTAIDVATGQEVAIKQINLQKQPKKELIINEIMVMKELKNPNIVNFVDSFLVGGELYVVMEYLAGGSLTDVVTETCMDEAQIAAVCRECLQALEFLHANQVIHRDIKSDNVLLGMDGSVKLTDFGFCAQITPEQSKRSTMVGTPYWMAPEVVTRKAYGPKVDIWSLGIMAIEMVEGEPPYLNENPLRALYLIATNGTPELQNPEKLSPIFRDFLNHCLEMDVEKRGGGKDLLQHPFLKLAKPLSSLTPLILAAKEAMKGNH; encoded by the exons ATGTGTGATAACGGGGATCCTGAGGACAAGCCCCCAGCCCCCCCAGTCAGGATGAGCAGCACCATCTTCAGCACAGGCTCCAGTAAGGACCCGCTCTCAGCCAATCACAGCTCCAAGCCCCTGCCCTCGGTTCCAGAAGAAAGGAAACCCCGCAACAAGATAATCTCAATTTTCTCAGGAGCAGAGAAAG GTGGTAGAAAGAAAGACCGGGACAAAGAACGACCAGAGATCTCTCCGCCTTCAGACTTTGAACACACTATCCACGTTGGCTTTGATGCTGTCACTGGGGAGTTCACT GGCATGCCAGAGCAATGGGCACGACTTCTCCAGACATCAAACATCACCAAGTCCGAGCAGAAGAAGAACCCACAGGCTGTTCTCGACGTGCTCAAATTCTATGACTCTACGGGCAACAGCCGCCAGAAATACCTCAGTTTCTCCTCCTCTG AAAAGGATGGTTTCCCCACAGGACCCCAGTCT CCGGTCAAAAATGTCATGGAACCCTTATCGACCAATATCAAGgacattgatgatgatgatgaagctCCCCCTCCCATTGTGGCACCACGTCCAGAATACACTAAGAGT GTGTACACTCGCTCCGTCATTGACCCCATCCCCGCTCTAGCCACCTGTCCAGATGGAGACTCGGCCTCCAAGTCTgtagacagacagaagaagaagGGAAAGATGTCAGACGAGGAGATCATGGACAAACTGA GAACTATAGTCAGCATTGGAGATCCCAAAAAGAAGTACACGAGATATGAAAAAATTGGACAGGG GGCTTCGGGGACAGTGTACACAGCCATTGATGTCGCCACAGGACAAGAG GTAGCCATTAAACAGATCAACCTACAGAAGCAGCCCAAGAAGGAGCTGATCATAAATGAAATTATGGTGATGAAAGAGTTAAAGAACCCGAATATTGTCAACTTCGTAGACAG tTTCCTGGTGGGAGGGGAGCTCTATGTGGTGATGGAGTACTTGGCTGGTGGCTCGCTGACTGatgtggtgacagagacctgCATGGACGAGGCTCAGATAGCTGCTGTCTGCAGAGAG TGTTTACAAGCACTGGAGTTCCTTCATGCGAACCAGGTCATCCATCGTGACATCAAGAGTGACAACGTGCTACTGGGGATGGATGGCTCTGTCAAGCTCA CCGATTTTGGTTTCTGCGCCCAGATCACACCAGAGCAGAGCAAGCGCAGCACCATGGTGGGCACGCCTTACTGGATGGCACCTGAAGTGGTGACCCGGAAGGCCTATGGGCCAAAGGTTGATATCTGGTCCCTGGGCATCATGGCCATTGAGATGGTTGAGGGGGAGCCTCCATACCTCAATGAGAACCCGCTAAGA GCACTGTACCTTATTGCTACCAATGGCACTCCAGAGCTGCAGAACCCAGAAAAGCTGTCCCCCATCTTCAGAGACTTCCTTAACCACTGCCTAGAAATGGATGTGGAGAAGAGAGGCGGGGGAAAAGATCTGCTGCAG CATCCCTTCCTGAAGCTGGCAAAGCCCCTCTCCAGTCTTACACCTCTCATCTTGGCTGCTAAGGAGGCCATGAAAGGCAACCATTAA
- the pak2b gene encoding serine/threonine-protein kinase PAK 2b isoform X3 encodes MREKPTKHARQGGRKKDRDKERPEISPPSDFEHTIHVGFDAVTGEFTGMPEQWARLLQTSNITKSEQKKNPQAVLDVLKFYDSTGNSRQKYLSFSSSEKDGFPTGPQSPVKNVMEPLSTNIKDIDDDDEAPPPIVAPRPEYTKSVYTRSVIDPIPALATCPDGDSASKSVDRQKKKGKMSDEEIMDKLRTIVSIGDPKKKYTRYEKIGQGASGTVYTAIDVATGQEVAIKQINLQKQPKKELIINEIMVMKELKNPNIVNFVDSFLVGGELYVVMEYLAGGSLTDVVTETCMDEAQIAAVCRECLQALEFLHANQVIHRDIKSDNVLLGMDGSVKLTDFGFCAQITPEQSKRSTMVGTPYWMAPEVVTRKAYGPKVDIWSLGIMAIEMVEGEPPYLNENPLRALYLIATNGTPELQNPEKLSPIFRDFLNHCLEMDVEKRGGGKDLLQHPFLKLAKPLSSLTPLILAAKEAMKGNH; translated from the exons GGCATGCCAGAGCAATGGGCACGACTTCTCCAGACATCAAACATCACCAAGTCCGAGCAGAAGAAGAACCCACAGGCTGTTCTCGACGTGCTCAAATTCTATGACTCTACGGGCAACAGCCGCCAGAAATACCTCAGTTTCTCCTCCTCTG AAAAGGATGGTTTCCCCACAGGACCCCAGTCT CCGGTCAAAAATGTCATGGAACCCTTATCGACCAATATCAAGgacattgatgatgatgatgaagctCCCCCTCCCATTGTGGCACCACGTCCAGAATACACTAAGAGT GTGTACACTCGCTCCGTCATTGACCCCATCCCCGCTCTAGCCACCTGTCCAGATGGAGACTCGGCCTCCAAGTCTgtagacagacagaagaagaagGGAAAGATGTCAGACGAGGAGATCATGGACAAACTGA GAACTATAGTCAGCATTGGAGATCCCAAAAAGAAGTACACGAGATATGAAAAAATTGGACAGGG GGCTTCGGGGACAGTGTACACAGCCATTGATGTCGCCACAGGACAAGAG GTAGCCATTAAACAGATCAACCTACAGAAGCAGCCCAAGAAGGAGCTGATCATAAATGAAATTATGGTGATGAAAGAGTTAAAGAACCCGAATATTGTCAACTTCGTAGACAG tTTCCTGGTGGGAGGGGAGCTCTATGTGGTGATGGAGTACTTGGCTGGTGGCTCGCTGACTGatgtggtgacagagacctgCATGGACGAGGCTCAGATAGCTGCTGTCTGCAGAGAG TGTTTACAAGCACTGGAGTTCCTTCATGCGAACCAGGTCATCCATCGTGACATCAAGAGTGACAACGTGCTACTGGGGATGGATGGCTCTGTCAAGCTCA CCGATTTTGGTTTCTGCGCCCAGATCACACCAGAGCAGAGCAAGCGCAGCACCATGGTGGGCACGCCTTACTGGATGGCACCTGAAGTGGTGACCCGGAAGGCCTATGGGCCAAAGGTTGATATCTGGTCCCTGGGCATCATGGCCATTGAGATGGTTGAGGGGGAGCCTCCATACCTCAATGAGAACCCGCTAAGA GCACTGTACCTTATTGCTACCAATGGCACTCCAGAGCTGCAGAACCCAGAAAAGCTGTCCCCCATCTTCAGAGACTTCCTTAACCACTGCCTAGAAATGGATGTGGAGAAGAGAGGCGGGGGAAAAGATCTGCTGCAG CATCCCTTCCTGAAGCTGGCAAAGCCCCTCTCCAGTCTTACACCTCTCATCTTGGCTGCTAAGGAGGCCATGAAAGGCAACCATTAA